The Acetonema longum DSM 6540 genomic interval TCGTACACCTCTGGCCATCATTCAAACCAATCTGGAAGTTGTGCGGGAAAACCAGACTGCTACCGTCTCCAGCCAGGATAACTGGCTGAGAAATATCCAGGAAGAGACTGCCTGCATGACCAAACTGGTAAAATCTCTGTTGTTTTTGGCCCAGGCTGACTCCCGGCAACAACTGTTGGTACGCAATGATTTTTCTTTAAACCAAATGGTGACTGCTGCCGCCGAAGCATTCCAACCTCTTGCAGCATCACAGGGGATTACTCTGAATGTATCGGTTGAAGCCGGCATACGGTATTATGGCGATGAAGCAAAGATCAGACAATTGATCGGCATACTGCTGGATAATGCGATCAGGCATACACCGCCAGACGGAAAAATCCGGGTACAGCTAGAACAGTCAAAAAGCGCCGCAGCGCTTAGTGTTGCTGATTCTGGTGAGGGCATCAGTTCAGAACATCTCGATAAAATCTTCGAACGCTTTTATCAGGTAGATAAATCCCGCGCCAAAGGCGGCGCCGGTCTGGGACTCTCTATCGCCAAATGGATCGTTGAAAGTCACCGGGGCACGATTCGGGTTGCCAGTGAACCGGGGGCGGGAACGACATTTTCTGTCTTTCTGCCGTTAAACGGGAATCAAACCAATGCAGCGCAATTCTCCAATCAATAAACCTTCCTGATAGATCCAACCTGACCAATATCCGTCAGGCAGGCCGGGTTATACGGAATAATCATGCCGGCATTGGCTCATCCTATAGAATAAAAAGACGGGGGTGATCCTATGGCATTAATCAGCAATCCGTTTATCGCCAATATCAACAAAGAATTATCAGCGGATGAACTGGTCCAGGCTCTTCGGGCCGACGTTGTGGGAGAATATGAAGCGATAATCGGCTACGAGGCCCACGCTATGTCCACTCAGGACCAGCGCGTCAAGCAAGCCCTGTTTAAAATTGCCGATGATGAACGGAAACATATCGGACAATTGGAAGAACTCATTACCC includes:
- a CDS encoding demethoxyubiquinone hydroxylase family protein; amino-acid sequence: MALISNPFIANINKELSADELVQALRADVVGEYEAIIGYEAHAMSTQDQRVKQALFKIADDERKHIGQLEELITLLDPKEGQLIEQGKQVIRQQQSQGAGQTMSNPMTQ
- a CDS encoding sensor histidine kinase, whose amino-acid sequence is MLIIFEDITREQNTLHILIATLSATGVVCLALSLFGSLFMANRAMVPIQTAWQQQKDFLADASHELRTPLAIIQTNLEVVRENQTATVSSQDNWLRNIQEETACMTKLVKSLLFLAQADSRQQLLVRNDFSLNQMVTAAAEAFQPLAASQGITLNVSVEAGIRYYGDEAKIRQLIGILLDNAIRHTPPDGKIRVQLEQSKSAAALSVADSGEGISSEHLDKIFERFYQVDKSRAKGGAGLGLSIAKWIVESHRGTIRVASEPGAGTTFSVFLPLNGNQTNAAQFSNQ